Proteins encoded by one window of Thermodesulfovibrionales bacterium:
- a CDS encoding SPASM domain-containing protein, with the protein MMGPSASNPAPYLGIRYQIKYHKCNLNCPYCIIHWKEQDNLFDLEKFRRIIGKIKELPFTVCLRIGVGGEIFTSPEILGVIRDICNEENNITGISFSSNLQADWDTVIGPFVRSTNTGKLGIGCTLHDTVIKDVNPFFEKVKRLKESGVQLYVGCVAIPQRIRFIRQYRQRCRELGVPLILNAAIGTLKGVEAADPELVYPRDYTPGEIRKLKKLWHTPHSYKMLLEACSPHGMRCSAGKNYIYIDHDGNVYPCQSIKSTMGNIAKEGITFQDEDTVCPADTCWCGNENQALRIVDRNYDRTRTLRIFYPREGIPEEALYEGYNPPIYRRKAFDVRKQFKRLRSALPCRK; encoded by the coding sequence ATGATGGGACCTTCTGCCAGCAATCCCGCGCCCTATCTGGGAATCCGGTATCAGATAAAGTATCATAAATGCAATCTCAATTGTCCCTACTGCATCATACACTGGAAAGAACAGGACAATCTCTTCGACCTCGAAAAATTCAGGCGGATTATCGGCAAGATAAAGGAATTGCCGTTTACGGTCTGCCTCAGGATCGGCGTTGGCGGCGAGATATTCACCTCGCCCGAGATACTCGGCGTGATCAGGGATATCTGTAATGAAGAGAACAACATAACCGGCATAAGCTTTTCTTCCAACCTCCAGGCAGACTGGGACACCGTCATCGGGCCGTTTGTCCGGTCGACCAACACCGGCAAGCTCGGCATAGGTTGTACGCTCCACGACACGGTAATAAAGGATGTCAACCCTTTCTTCGAGAAGGTGAAACGTCTGAAAGAGAGCGGTGTCCAGCTTTATGTGGGATGTGTGGCCATTCCCCAGAGGATACGGTTCATAAGACAATACCGGCAAAGATGCAGGGAGCTCGGCGTGCCCCTTATCCTGAACGCGGCGATCGGCACATTGAAAGGCGTCGAGGCCGCCGACCCTGAACTCGTCTACCCCCGCGATTATACGCCCGGTGAGATAAGAAAACTCAAAAAGCTCTGGCATACGCCTCATAGCTATAAAATGCTGCTGGAGGCATGCAGCCCTCACGGCATGAGATGTTCCGCCGGGAAGAATTATATTTATATCGATCACGACGGCAATGTCTACCCGTGCCAGTCGATAAAGTCGACCATGGGGAATATAGCGAAAGAGGGGATAACGTTTCAGGATGAGGATACGGTCTGTCCGGCTGACACCTGCTGGTGTGGGAATGAAAACCAGGCGCTCAGAATCGTCGACAGAAATTATGACAGGACGAGGACGTTAAGGATCTTTTATCCCAGGGAAGGCATCCCTGAAGAAGCCTTGTACGAAGGATACAATCCACCGATATACAGGAGAAAGGCCTTTGATGTCAGGAAACAGTTCAAGCGACTCAGATCCGCTCTTCCTTGCAGGAAATGA
- a CDS encoding sulfatase-like hydrolase/transferase has protein sequence MPIPFISSLLKKRGIFRFEKEKSVLFITLDSCRYDTFENAKIPNLRAVGKLYRAMAPGNFTYGSHASMFVGFTPGIAGQREAFVNPKYGKIFKLVGAGYPGKGTEHLVLEGRTIIDGFKNKGYLTIGSGAVGWFNPQSRTGQLLTEDFDKFYFPGNTHSLARQLDWLGHELVDPSRPVFVFLNIGETHVPYYYEGAPWNCEVNPCVPFSESNDAAECRSRQKACLEYVDALLKPLLEAFRAATTVVCSDHGDCWGEDGLWEHGIHHEKVLEVPLLFRLNGGQQR, from the coding sequence ATGCCGATACCGTTCATCTCTTCATTGCTTAAGAAAAGAGGGATCTTCCGCTTCGAGAAGGAGAAGTCCGTGCTGTTTATCACCCTGGACTCCTGCCGTTACGATACCTTCGAGAATGCAAAGATACCGAACCTGAGGGCTGTGGGAAAATTGTACCGTGCGATGGCGCCGGGGAATTTCACCTACGGTTCCCATGCTTCCATGTTTGTGGGCTTCACTCCGGGAATAGCGGGACAGAGGGAAGCCTTTGTTAATCCGAAATACGGAAAGATATTCAAGCTCGTCGGCGCCGGATATCCGGGCAAGGGGACCGAACATCTTGTGCTGGAAGGTCGAACTATCATCGATGGGTTTAAGAACAAGGGATATCTTACCATCGGCTCTGGCGCCGTGGGCTGGTTCAATCCCCAGAGCAGGACCGGCCAACTCCTGACCGAAGACTTCGACAAATTCTACTTCCCCGGCAACACGCATTCGCTCGCGAGACAGCTGGACTGGCTCGGGCATGAGCTGGTCGATCCGTCCAGGCCGGTGTTTGTATTCCTCAATATCGGTGAGACCCATGTCCCCTACTACTATGAAGGAGCACCGTGGAATTGTGAAGTTAATCCGTGCGTACCCTTTTCCGAGAGCAATGATGCTGCAGAATGCCGCAGCCGTCAGAAAGCGTGTCTGGAATATGTCGACGCTCTCCTGAAACCGCTCCTTGAGGCGTTCCGCGCTGCCACTACGGTAGTCTGCTCTGATCACGGCGACTGCTGGGGCGAAGACGGTCTGTGGGAGCACGGGATCCATCATGAGAAGGTACTGGAGGTCCCTTTGCTCTTCAGGCTCAACGGGGGTCAGCAGAGATAG
- a CDS encoding sulfotransferase domain-containing protein, producing MKVFPSARERRKIDFVICGTQKGGTSALDAYLRDHPLICMANQKEVHFFDEEKHFRGSKPDYPAYHACFSPGPSHRLLGEATPAYMYWYDAPRRMWQYNPGMKLLVVLRNPIDRAYSHWNMQRKRGIDNLSFWDALHSEKERCRAALPYQHKQFSYVDRGFYLEQLRRLSTYFARDQALIMRHEDLRSRPKETMDAICDFLGVDPVQDLQVREVHSHEYDSPMSKSEWEHLRFVFEYEIRGLERLLGWDCSDWLAG from the coding sequence ATGAAAGTTTTTCCGTCCGCCCGGGAAAGAAGGAAAATCGATTTTGTTATTTGCGGCACGCAAAAAGGGGGCACCTCGGCCCTGGATGCATATTTGAGGGATCACCCTCTGATATGCATGGCAAATCAGAAGGAAGTCCATTTCTTTGACGAAGAGAAACATTTCCGCGGCAGCAAGCCCGACTACCCGGCGTATCATGCATGCTTCAGTCCCGGCCCTTCCCACAGGCTCCTCGGAGAGGCCACGCCTGCGTATATGTACTGGTATGACGCGCCCAGGCGGATGTGGCAGTATAATCCGGGAATGAAACTCCTCGTGGTATTGAGGAACCCCATCGACCGGGCGTACTCCCACTGGAATATGCAGCGGAAACGGGGCATCGATAATCTTTCGTTTTGGGATGCCCTCCATAGCGAAAAAGAGCGATGCCGCGCAGCCCTGCCTTATCAGCATAAGCAATTCTCCTATGTCGACAGAGGGTTCTACCTGGAACAGCTGCGAAGGCTTTCGACCTACTTTGCCCGGGATCAGGCCCTCATTATGCGACACGAAGACCTGAGATCCAGGCCGAAGGAGACAATGGATGCGATATGTGATTTCCTCGGCGTTGACCCTGTTCAAGACCTACAGGTCAGGGAAGTGCATTCCCACGAGTATGACTCCCCGATGAGTAAAAGCGAGTGGGAGCATCTGCGCTTCGTCTTTGAGTATGAGATAAGGGGCCTTGAACGACTGTTGGGCTGGGACTGCAGCGATTGGCTGGCCGGCTGA
- a CDS encoding SCO family protein, whose amino-acid sequence MATPLVKCRVCSFILFFLLSSLVVTSDGVRAETNEKFKRTVENYAVPDVTLVNQNGKKVRLRTLLNSDKPVLVDFIFTTCTTICPVLSIGFCDFQRKLGPESAGVNLVSISIDPDNDTPKAMKAYLQRYDAKPGWDFLTGRREDIEKVLKALDAYTSDKMRHLPLILLHGPAETRWVRIYGIIGTRDLIREYQKVLK is encoded by the coding sequence ATGGCAACGCCTCTGGTGAAATGCAGGGTATGCTCTTTCATACTCTTTTTTCTTCTATCTTCGCTTGTCGTCACCTCTGATGGGGTAAGGGCCGAGACGAACGAAAAGTTTAAGAGGACTGTCGAAAACTACGCGGTTCCGGATGTGACCCTGGTAAATCAGAATGGCAAGAAGGTCCGACTCAGGACCTTGCTGAATTCGGACAAGCCAGTCCTCGTGGATTTCATATTCACCACCTGCACCACGATCTGTCCCGTGCTGTCGATCGGCTTTTGCGATTTTCAAAGGAAGCTCGGACCGGAATCCGCCGGCGTCAACCTCGTCTCCATCTCGATCGATCCGGATAACGATACGCCAAAAGCGATGAAGGCCTATCTCCAAAGGTACGACGCAAAGCCGGGATGGGACTTCCTGACCGGCCGCAGGGAGGACATCGAAAAGGTGTTGAAGGCCCTTGACGCGTACACTTCCGATAAGATGCGTCACCTTCCCCTCATTTTGCTCCACGGTCCGGCCGAGACCCGCTGGGTCAGGATTTACGGCATTATCGGGACGCGAGATCTCATAAGAGAATACCAGAAGGTGCTCAAGTGA